The Vicia villosa cultivar HV-30 ecotype Madison, WI linkage group LG1, Vvil1.0, whole genome shotgun sequence genome includes a region encoding these proteins:
- the LOC131620782 gene encoding pentatricopeptide repeat-containing protein At2g33760-like isoform X2, giving the protein MTMRDPTTWSVMVGGFAKLGDYSNCYATFREILRSGVTPDNYSLPFVIRTCRDKKDFQMGQMIHDVVLKHGLQLDHFVCATLVDMYAKCAVIEDARKLFDVMVSKDVVTWTVMIGAYADCDAYESLVLFDRMREEGFVPDKIAMVTVVNACAKLGAMHRARFVNEYICRNGLSLDVILGTAMIDMYAKCGCVESAREVFDRMKERNVISWSAMIAAYGYHGKGKEALDLFHMMLTCGISPNRITFVSLLYACSHAGLTEEGIRFFESMWKDHAVRPDVKHYTCLVDLLGRAGRLDEAVKLIEEMAVEKDERLWSALLGACRIHGNMELAEKAANFLLELQPQNPGHYVLLSNIYAKAGKFEKVAEFRDMMTQKKLKKVPGWTWIEVDNKTYQFSVGDRSHPQSNEIYETLMSVIKKLEIAGYVPDTEFVLQDVEEEVKKEMLYTHSEKLAIAFGLIAIPKGDPIRISKNLRVCGDCHTFCKMVSDIMGRSIIVRDANRFHHFNEGTCSCGDYW; this is encoded by the coding sequence ATGACAATGAGAGACCCAACAACATGGAGTGTAATGGTTGGTGGATTCGCCAAGCTTGGCGACTATTCCAATTGCTACGCAACCTTTAGGGAGATTCTCAGAAGCGGCGTTACACCCGATAACTACAGTTTGCCTTTCGTGATAAGAACTTGTAGGGACAAAAAGGATTTTCAAATGGGTCAAATGATCCATGATGTTGTGTTGAAACATGGGTTGCAGTTGGATCATTTTGTTTGTGCTACGCTTGTTGATATGTATGCTAAGTGTGCGGTGATTGAGGATGCGAGGAAGTTGTTTGATGTGATGGTTAGTAAGGATGTTGTGACTTGGACGGTTATGATTGGGGCTTATGCGGATTGTGATGCTTATGAGTCGTTGGTTTTGTTTGATCGGATGAGGGAGGAAGGTTTTGTTCCGGATAAGATTGCTATGGTGACTGTTGTTAACGCGTGTGCAAAATTGGGAGCTATGCATAGGGCTAGGTTTGTTAATGAGTATATTTGTAGGAACGGTTTGTCTTTGGATGTGATTTTAGGGACTGCGATGATTGATATGTATGCCAAGTGTGGATGTGTTGAGTCTGCGAGAGAGGTTTTCGATAGGATGAAAGAGAGAAACGTTATTTCGTGGAGTGCTATGATTGCGGCATATGGATATCATGGGAAGGGGAAGGAAGCTCTTGACTTATTTCATATGATGTTAACTTGTGGAATTTCGCCGAATAGGATCACCTTTGTCTCCCTCTTATATGCTTGTAGTCATGCAGGATTGACTGAAGAGGGTATTCGCTTCTTCGAATCAATGTGGAAAGATCACGCAGTTAGACCTGATGTCAAACATTACACTTGTCTGGTTGATCTTCTCGGACGTGCTGGAAGGCTAGACGAGGCAGTAAAATTGATCGAGGAAATGGCTGTTGAAAAAGATGAGAGACTGTGGAGTGCTTTGCTTGGTGCATGTAGAATTCACGGGAACATGGAGTTGGCAGAAAAAGCAGCTAATTTTCTACTTGAACTACAGCCCCAAAATCCAGGGCACTATGTATTACTGTCTAATATTTACGCAAAAGCCGGTAAATTTGAGAAAGTAGCAGAGTTTAGGGATATGATGACGCAGAAGAAGCTGAAAAAAGTTCCGGGATGGACATGGATTGAAGTGGATAACAAAACCTATCAGTTTAGTGTCGGGGATAGATCTCATCCTCAATCAAACGAGATCTATGAAACATTGATGAGTGTAATTAAAAAGTTGGAGATTGCTGGTTATGTACCTGATACAGAGTTTGTTTTGCAAGATGTTGAGGAGGAAGTTAAGAAAGAAATGTTGTATACACACAGTGAAAAGCTTGCTATTGCATTTGGTTTAATTGCCATCCCGAAAGGTGATCCCATTAGGATCTCTAAAAATCTTAGAGTATGTGGTGATTGTCACACATTTTGTAAGATGGTATCAGATATCATGGGAAGGTCCATAATTGTTCGGGACGCGAATCGGTTTCACCATTTTAATGAAGGGACTTGCTCATGTGGAGACTATTGGTAG
- the LOC131620782 gene encoding pentatricopeptide repeat-containing protein At2g03880, mitochondrial-like isoform X1, with translation MVTESCIRLLYTCRNVFHIRQVHANVLINGTFNDLILANKLLYFYVQHKSINDAHQLFDEMTMRDPTTWSVMVGGFAKLGDYSNCYATFREILRSGVTPDNYSLPFVIRTCRDKKDFQMGQMIHDVVLKHGLQLDHFVCATLVDMYAKCAVIEDARKLFDVMVSKDVVTWTVMIGAYADCDAYESLVLFDRMREEGFVPDKIAMVTVVNACAKLGAMHRARFVNEYICRNGLSLDVILGTAMIDMYAKCGCVESAREVFDRMKERNVISWSAMIAAYGYHGKGKEALDLFHMMLTCGISPNRITFVSLLYACSHAGLTEEGIRFFESMWKDHAVRPDVKHYTCLVDLLGRAGRLDEAVKLIEEMAVEKDERLWSALLGACRIHGNMELAEKAANFLLELQPQNPGHYVLLSNIYAKAGKFEKVAEFRDMMTQKKLKKVPGWTWIEVDNKTYQFSVGDRSHPQSNEIYETLMSVIKKLEIAGYVPDTEFVLQDVEEEVKKEMLYTHSEKLAIAFGLIAIPKGDPIRISKNLRVCGDCHTFCKMVSDIMGRSIIVRDANRFHHFNEGTCSCGDYW, from the coding sequence ATGGTAACCGAATCTTGCATTCGTCTTCTATATACCTGCAGAAACGTTTTTCATATCAGACAAGTTCACGCCAATGTCTTAATCAACGGAACATTCAATGATCTCATTCTTGCAAACAAGCTTCTTTACTTCTATGTTCAACATAAGTCCATTAACGATGCACATCAACTGTTTGATGAAATGACAATGAGAGACCCAACAACATGGAGTGTAATGGTTGGTGGATTCGCCAAGCTTGGCGACTATTCCAATTGCTACGCAACCTTTAGGGAGATTCTCAGAAGCGGCGTTACACCCGATAACTACAGTTTGCCTTTCGTGATAAGAACTTGTAGGGACAAAAAGGATTTTCAAATGGGTCAAATGATCCATGATGTTGTGTTGAAACATGGGTTGCAGTTGGATCATTTTGTTTGTGCTACGCTTGTTGATATGTATGCTAAGTGTGCGGTGATTGAGGATGCGAGGAAGTTGTTTGATGTGATGGTTAGTAAGGATGTTGTGACTTGGACGGTTATGATTGGGGCTTATGCGGATTGTGATGCTTATGAGTCGTTGGTTTTGTTTGATCGGATGAGGGAGGAAGGTTTTGTTCCGGATAAGATTGCTATGGTGACTGTTGTTAACGCGTGTGCAAAATTGGGAGCTATGCATAGGGCTAGGTTTGTTAATGAGTATATTTGTAGGAACGGTTTGTCTTTGGATGTGATTTTAGGGACTGCGATGATTGATATGTATGCCAAGTGTGGATGTGTTGAGTCTGCGAGAGAGGTTTTCGATAGGATGAAAGAGAGAAACGTTATTTCGTGGAGTGCTATGATTGCGGCATATGGATATCATGGGAAGGGGAAGGAAGCTCTTGACTTATTTCATATGATGTTAACTTGTGGAATTTCGCCGAATAGGATCACCTTTGTCTCCCTCTTATATGCTTGTAGTCATGCAGGATTGACTGAAGAGGGTATTCGCTTCTTCGAATCAATGTGGAAAGATCACGCAGTTAGACCTGATGTCAAACATTACACTTGTCTGGTTGATCTTCTCGGACGTGCTGGAAGGCTAGACGAGGCAGTAAAATTGATCGAGGAAATGGCTGTTGAAAAAGATGAGAGACTGTGGAGTGCTTTGCTTGGTGCATGTAGAATTCACGGGAACATGGAGTTGGCAGAAAAAGCAGCTAATTTTCTACTTGAACTACAGCCCCAAAATCCAGGGCACTATGTATTACTGTCTAATATTTACGCAAAAGCCGGTAAATTTGAGAAAGTAGCAGAGTTTAGGGATATGATGACGCAGAAGAAGCTGAAAAAAGTTCCGGGATGGACATGGATTGAAGTGGATAACAAAACCTATCAGTTTAGTGTCGGGGATAGATCTCATCCTCAATCAAACGAGATCTATGAAACATTGATGAGTGTAATTAAAAAGTTGGAGATTGCTGGTTATGTACCTGATACAGAGTTTGTTTTGCAAGATGTTGAGGAGGAAGTTAAGAAAGAAATGTTGTATACACACAGTGAAAAGCTTGCTATTGCATTTGGTTTAATTGCCATCCCGAAAGGTGATCCCATTAGGATCTCTAAAAATCTTAGAGTATGTGGTGATTGTCACACATTTTGTAAGATGGTATCAGATATCATGGGAAGGTCCATAATTGTTCGGGACGCGAATCGGTTTCACCATTTTAATGAAGGGACTTGCTCATGTGGAGACTATTGGTAG